The following proteins come from a genomic window of Coregonus clupeaformis isolate EN_2021a chromosome 2, ASM2061545v1, whole genome shotgun sequence:
- the LOC121532745 gene encoding fibroblast growth factor 18-like yields the protein MQSLLSTLAVLCIQMLLVMCNPLQQVFGVDGVNFSVHVENQTRVRDAMSRRHHRVYQLYSRTSGKHIQVLGRRISARGEDGDKYAQLVVEADTFGSQVRIRGKETNFYLCMNRRGKLVGKKASNKSEDCVFVEKVLENHYTALMSARYAGWYVGFTKRGRPRRGPHTLPNQQDVHFMKRFPPGEYPETTPFRFTTVNKRSKRVRATGTR from the exons ATGTATCCAGATGTTGCTGGTGATGTGCAATCCATTGCAG CAGGTGTTTGGCGTGGATGGGGTTAACTTCAGCGTGCACGTTGAGAACCAGACCCGGGTGAGAGACGCTATGAGCAGGCGGCACCACCGGGTCTACCAGCTCTACAGCCGCACCAGCGGCAAACACATCCAGGTGCTGGGGAGACGCATCAGCGCCCGCGGAGAGGACGGAGACAAATATg CCCAGCTCGTAGTGGAGGCTGACACCTTTGGTAGCCAGGTGAGAATTCGCGGTAAAGAGACCAACTTCTACCTGTGCATGAACCGCCGCGGCAAGCTGGTGGGAAAG AAGGCCAGTAATAAAAGTGAAGACTGCGTGTTTGTAGAAAAGGTTCTGGAGAACCACTACACCGCACTAATGTCGGCACGATACGCCGGCTGGTATGTGGGCTTCACCAAGAGGGGGCGCCCTCGCCGTGGCCCCCACACACTGCCCAACCAGCAGGACGTCCACTTTATGAAGCGCTTCCCACCCGGGGAGTACCCTGAAACCACGCCCTTCCGCTTCACAACGGTCAACAAGAGGAGCAAGAGGGTCCGTGCCACCGGGACCCGCTAG